Part of the Borrelia sp. A-FGy1 genome, TTTACAACGTTATCTCCTGTAAACTATACAATGATATTGAAGACAACGCTGAGCAGATTAAAGATATGCTAGACGACAACAGACAATCCTTTAATGCTTTAGAAAGTAGCAGCAAGAATAACAGTAAAAGTCGCAGACCTAGAAGTGCAGATACTTCTTATTTGGACCAAGTCACAAACCAAGAGCCTCTAGTTGGAGATGTTGCAGATATGCAACCTGATACTAATAGCCTTTCACAACAATTTAATATCCAAACTAATGAAGCTAAAAACATTATGAGTAACGTTAGCTCTTCTAAATCAGACTACAATAAAGTAGAGGAAGAATTAGAAAAAGTAAAACATACCCTTGACGAGATGAAACGCTTAACTGATGAGGCTGCATCTTATTTAGAACAAGCTAGAAAAGCATCTGGCTATAGGCAAGCTAACCAAACCTTATTGCCTATCTTGCACGAAGCTATTGGCAAGGTTAAGAGTAGGCACGCTACTCTTAACGTTTGTTATACTGATGCAACTGCTTCTCTAGATATAGCTGATACTGCTTTTGGAAATGCACATAGCTGGGCAGAAAAGGCCTTAGAAGAAGCTTCAAAGAAATACAATATATATGGGATATAACGGTTATTATTATGCTTCTACAAATGCTAATAAAGCAATGATAAAGGCTAAAATTTTCCTAGAGACCTCTAAACAGAAACAAAAATATCTTAATTCCAATATGGATCAGGCAAATGCAGAGCTTGAAGAGTTAAATGAAGCACACAAAGCTGCTTTACAAGATACAGAATCTTAGTAGTAAGCTGCAAAGACAAAAGTCCTATGCTATAGGCTTAACATATAACTCATATTCTTTATTGCTACTATAAATGTGATACAATGATATTGTGTTCTAATACTACTCTATTTTTGCATAAAGTTAGCATAATGAATTTAATGATTAAAGTGTTATTGATATCCAGTTTATTTTCTAGCTTTACTTAATGCTCATTTTATTCTTTTTAAACCCATTAGATATATAATATTACTGGTATTCCACTAGAGCCCATTAATAATAAATCAATTTTATCTGTTAAAAAATATATTAATTATTTACTCTATAAAATAAATAGCTCTAGACTCTTTAGAAAGTATTCTTTTGTTAACTCTAGCTTAATTATTAAAGCTATTAGATTTTTAAAAAAGCTAATTCTAGATTATGCTTTCAGTCTAGAGAAGTCACAAGTCAGTATAAGAACTTACATTAACCTACTTCTTTCCTAAACTCTATCCTTAAACAAATGGGAATTGCTTATAAAGCTATTTGCAAAACACAACAAAAAAAATATCCCTATATCTCTTTAAGTCATAACCAAAAACAAAAAAAGCTAATATTTGTTTTATTATTAAAAATGAATTATATATTAGGTTAATACAAAAAAGATTAGATATCTTATTACTAAATGATGCATGAAAAATAACTTTTCAATAAAAACATTCAATATACTTTTATATAGTATAAAAGCACTACCCTTATAACTAGGGGGTTTCTAAGAGTAGATGCTTTTATGTTTCTAATATAAATAAAAGATACTAAATATAGGGTTCGCAGATTAATATAATTATAGTATGCTTTTAAGAAAATCAAAGAGTTTTATAAAAAATAGATAACCTTTATGCTTTTTAACTTAGGTAAGGTAATTTAGCTAATCTTGCATTTATACATATAAATGCTCTACTTTTCTTATTAACTTCTTTTTCTTATATAGGATGTAAAAATATTTAATACAAATAAATTCAGTTATTAAAGCACCTACCTAGAGAAAAACAATAAATAATATCCATATTTAATAATATTAAAACAAAACCTTTACTTTTTTTTAAATTACAATATAAAGAATTACTAGATATCAAAATATCAAATTATTTAACTTTGTAAATTTATGTTTTGTAAATTTATGTTTTTTGCAATAAAAAAGAAGTACATAAATTTGTTTTTATATTAGCCTTAGCTATATCTTTCTTTTATCTTTTTTATTTATATGCATTATATAATATAAACCAAAAAGACTCCTTTTAGAGCCTTTCTTGGTTTTTTGGTTTTGATATTATGCATAAAACAATATAAATACTTACACTAAGTATATAACATCTTTATCTTTATACAAAGACAAAAAAGGCCATACTAAAATGCACCCTTTTGCCTTTAAGGAG contains:
- a CDS encoding immunogenic protein P37; protein product: MNLIARLFILTSLLIYNVISCKLYNDIEDNAEQIKDMLDDNRQSFNALESSSKNNSKSRRPRSADTSYLDQVTNQEPLVGDVADMQPDTNSLSQQFNIQTNEAKNIMSNVSSSKSDYNKVEEELEKVKHTLDEMKRLTDEAASYLEQARKASGYRQANQTLLPILHEAIGKVKSRHATLNVCYTDATASLDIADTAFGNAHSWAEKALEEASKKYNIYGI